The Ornithinimicrobium faecis genome includes a window with the following:
- a CDS encoding dynamin family protein, which produces MTDTDSAGELLPAVERLRAAAERIQLTLDLPSAAEARQTRGDLVHQLDDYVLPRLRSLDAPLLCVVGGSTGAGKSTLVNSLVGEEVSRAGVLRPTTRASVLVHHPDDKSWFTGDRILPGLSRVTGSVTDEDDPGSVRLTASAMLPSGLGLLDAPDIDSVVTSNRDLARQLLAAADLWLFVTTAARYADAVPWTLLREAAERGTSVAIVLDRVPPEAMEDIRVHLAEMLREQGLAKSPIFVIPESALGEDGMLSERDTERLRGWLHTLAGDARARSVVIRRTLEGALGSLSARSAQLTEAGQSQLAARDGLRQAARSAYVDAVQGVEDGMEDGTLLRGEVLARWQELVGTGEFLRQIEVGISHLRDRLTTFFTGKKVTTDNLGEAIQTGAAALITSHAQVAASTASRSWKSTDGGAALVLEHSELAKASAGIEERVERTIRDWQGEVLEMVRAEAGGKRTTARYLAFGVNALAVMLMLIVFTSTAGLTGVEVGIAGGSAVLAQRLLEAIFGDQAVRELAARARKALLAKVSDLYDAELARYEAVLDEVQLSAEAVTELSAAAEQVEEAR; this is translated from the coding sequence GTGACTGACACGGACTCCGCAGGAGAGCTGCTGCCCGCGGTCGAGCGACTGCGCGCCGCCGCCGAGCGGATCCAGCTGACCCTCGACCTGCCAAGCGCAGCCGAGGCTCGCCAGACCCGGGGCGACCTGGTCCATCAGCTCGACGACTATGTCCTGCCCCGGCTGCGCTCGCTGGACGCGCCTTTGCTGTGCGTCGTCGGCGGGTCAACCGGCGCCGGCAAATCCACGCTCGTCAACTCGCTCGTGGGGGAGGAGGTCAGCCGCGCGGGAGTGCTGCGACCGACCACCCGAGCCTCGGTGCTGGTGCACCACCCCGACGACAAGAGCTGGTTCACCGGCGACCGCATTCTGCCCGGCCTGTCGCGGGTGACCGGTTCGGTGACCGACGAGGACGACCCCGGGTCGGTCCGACTCACCGCCTCGGCCATGCTGCCGTCGGGCCTGGGACTGCTCGACGCCCCAGACATCGACTCGGTGGTGACCTCCAACCGTGACCTGGCCCGCCAGCTGCTCGCTGCCGCCGACCTGTGGCTGTTCGTCACGACCGCTGCCCGTTATGCCGATGCGGTCCCGTGGACACTGCTGCGCGAGGCCGCCGAGCGCGGCACCAGCGTGGCCATCGTGCTGGACCGGGTCCCGCCGGAGGCGATGGAGGACATCCGCGTCCACCTCGCAGAGATGCTGCGCGAGCAGGGTCTGGCCAAGTCCCCGATCTTCGTCATCCCCGAGTCCGCTCTCGGCGAGGACGGCATGCTCTCCGAGCGCGACACCGAGCGCTTGCGCGGCTGGCTGCACACCCTCGCTGGCGACGCCCGGGCACGCTCGGTGGTGATCCGACGCACCTTGGAGGGGGCACTCGGCTCGCTGTCGGCGCGGTCAGCGCAGCTGACCGAGGCCGGTCAGTCTCAGCTCGCGGCCCGCGACGGTCTGCGCCAGGCCGCGCGCTCGGCATACGTCGATGCCGTGCAGGGTGTCGAGGACGGCATGGAGGACGGCACGCTGCTGCGCGGTGAGGTGCTGGCCCGCTGGCAGGAGTTGGTTGGCACGGGCGAGTTCCTGCGCCAGATCGAGGTCGGCATCAGTCACCTGCGCGACCGCCTCACCACCTTCTTCACCGGCAAGAAGGTCACCACCGACAACCTCGGCGAGGCGATCCAGACCGGTGCCGCGGCGCTGATCACCTCCCATGCCCAGGTGGCCGCCAGCACCGCGAGCCGCAGCTGGAAGAGCACCGACGGAGGCGCCGCGCTGGTGCTCGAGCACAGCGAGCTCGCCAAGGCCAGCGCCGGCATCGAGGAGCGCGTCGAGCGGACCATCCGCGACTGGCAGGGCGAGGTGCTGGAGATGGTGCGCGCCGAGGCAGGCGGGAAGCGCACCACCGCCCGCTATCTCGCCTTCGGTGTCAACGCGCTCGCGGTCATGCTGATGCTGATCGTCTTCACCTCCACCGCCGGCCTGACCGGTGTCGAGGTCGGCATCGCCGGCGGCTCGGCGGTCCTGGCCCAGCGGCTGCTCGAGGCGATCTTCGGAGACCAGGCGGTGCGCGAACTGGCGGCCCGGGCACGAAAAGCCTTGCTGGCCAAGGTTTCTGACCTGTATGACGCGGAGCTGGCTCGGTATGAGGCCGTCCTGGACGAGGTGCAACTGTCCGCGGAGGCGGTCACCGAGCTCTCGGCTGCGGCCGAGCAGGTGGAGGAGGCCCGATGA
- the tyrA gene encoding bifunctional chorismate mutase/prephenate dehydrogenase, producing the protein MEHPEPSVGPEAPLGELRDQIDAVDKQVMDLLARRLELVAEVGELKGQHGLPIYAPDRERAMIAARRAEAERRGLPPDLIEDVLRRCMREAYAHEKNLGFTRQAPDLRHIVIVGGSGQMGQLFGRMLRLSGYDVHSLDRDDWDRADELLSDAGMVLVSVPIQDTVSVIERLPTLPDDCLLVDLTSTKAGPMAAMLAAHPGPVLGLHPMFGPDVDNLAKQVVAYVPGRDPEASTWLLEQIRLWGARLHQVSAADHDHAMGLIQAQRHFATFADGLHLIREDRSLDELLALSSPIYRLELIMIGRLFGQNPELYADIIMSSPDNLALIERYHDRFAEALEILRAGDREAFIARFREIGEWFGPHAGRFRAESQSLLAHADAQR; encoded by the coding sequence ATGGAGCACCCTGAGCCGTCGGTCGGCCCCGAGGCCCCCCTGGGCGAGTTGCGCGATCAGATCGACGCGGTCGACAAGCAGGTCATGGATCTCCTGGCCCGGCGCCTGGAGCTGGTGGCTGAGGTCGGTGAGTTGAAGGGACAGCACGGGCTGCCGATCTATGCCCCCGACCGCGAGCGCGCGATGATCGCAGCACGTCGCGCGGAGGCCGAGCGCCGCGGACTGCCGCCCGACCTCATCGAGGACGTCCTGCGGCGCTGTATGCGCGAGGCCTATGCGCACGAGAAGAACCTCGGCTTCACCAGACAGGCCCCCGACCTGCGGCACATCGTGATCGTCGGCGGTTCCGGTCAGATGGGCCAGTTGTTCGGGCGGATGTTGCGTCTGTCGGGCTATGACGTGCACAGCCTCGACCGCGACGACTGGGACCGTGCTGACGAGTTGCTCTCCGACGCCGGGATGGTGCTGGTCAGTGTCCCGATCCAGGACACGGTCTCAGTGATCGAGCGGCTGCCCACGCTTCCCGATGACTGCCTGCTGGTCGACCTCACCTCGACCAAGGCCGGACCGATGGCCGCCATGCTGGCGGCCCACCCTGGCCCGGTCCTGGGCCTGCACCCGATGTTCGGACCCGACGTGGACAACCTGGCCAAGCAGGTGGTTGCCTACGTCCCTGGCCGCGACCCCGAGGCCAGCACCTGGCTGTTGGAGCAGATCCGGCTGTGGGGCGCCCGCCTGCACCAGGTCTCGGCCGCGGACCACGACCACGCCATGGGCCTGATCCAGGCGCAACGGCACTTCGCGACCTTCGCCGACGGACTGCATCTCATCCGTGAGGATCGGTCACTGGACGAGCTGCTTGCGCTGTCCTCGCCGATCTACCGCCTGGAGCTGATCATGATCGGCCGGTTGTTCGGGCAGAACCCCGAGCTCTATGCCGACATCATCATGTCCTCGCCGGACAACCTGGCCCTGATCGAGCGCTATCACGACCGGTTCGCCGAGGCCCTGGAGATCCTGCGGGCCGGTGACCGGGAGGCGTTCATCGCCCGCTTCCGCGAGATCGGTGAGTGGTTCGGCCCGCACGCCGGGCGGTTCAGGGCGGAGAGTCAGTCCCTGCTGGCCCACGCCGACGCGCAGCGCTGA
- a CDS encoding ABC transporter ATP-binding protein, protein MSTATQSPETSSIRTEGTHISLSGVTKDYGLERPAVADVDLEIGGGEFVSFLGPSGSGKTTTLNMIAGLETVTRGTVSLDGVDVSHLPAYKRNLGMLFQNYALFPHMTVAQNVAYPLRERKVGRAQIKERVAAVLELVQLTGREAALPKQLSGGQQQRVALARSIVFNPRALLLDEPLGALDKNLRAALQLELRRIHREVGSTFVFVTHDQEEAMTLSDRIVLFREGGVEQVGTPEELYERPNTLFAARFLGDSNTFRVTPGADHVSYGELAWPAVPETVAPGVAEAKSAYVVVRPEHMQVAHDEPVPAGTPSISVRVHDVEYVGSFQRVVARTTDRDELITAKLSPGSATPDVGDEIKLWWRPQSQRIVIP, encoded by the coding sequence ATGAGCACTGCCACGCAGAGCCCCGAGACGTCGTCCATCAGGACCGAGGGCACCCACATCTCGCTGAGCGGGGTGACCAAGGACTATGGCCTGGAGCGTCCAGCCGTCGCCGACGTCGACCTGGAGATCGGGGGTGGAGAGTTTGTGTCCTTCCTCGGCCCGTCCGGGTCGGGCAAGACGACGACCCTGAACATGATCGCCGGCCTGGAGACCGTCACGCGCGGCACCGTCAGCCTCGATGGTGTCGACGTCAGCCACCTGCCGGCCTACAAGCGCAACCTGGGCATGCTCTTCCAGAACTATGCGCTCTTTCCCCACATGACGGTGGCGCAGAACGTGGCTTATCCGTTGCGAGAGCGCAAGGTTGGCCGGGCGCAGATCAAGGAGCGCGTCGCCGCGGTCCTCGAGCTGGTCCAGCTCACCGGTCGGGAGGCGGCACTGCCCAAGCAGCTCTCCGGTGGTCAGCAGCAGCGGGTCGCCCTGGCTCGCTCGATCGTCTTCAACCCGCGGGCACTGCTGCTCGACGAGCCGCTGGGCGCCCTCGACAAGAACCTGCGGGCGGCACTCCAGCTCGAGTTGCGGCGCATCCACCGGGAGGTGGGCTCGACCTTCGTGTTCGTGACCCACGACCAGGAGGAGGCCATGACCCTCTCCGACCGCATCGTGCTGTTCCGGGAGGGTGGCGTGGAGCAGGTGGGGACGCCCGAGGAGCTCTACGAGCGGCCCAACACCTTGTTCGCGGCCCGCTTCCTGGGCGACTCCAACACCTTCCGGGTGACACCGGGAGCTGACCACGTGTCCTACGGGGAGCTGGCCTGGCCGGCGGTGCCCGAGACGGTCGCCCCGGGGGTGGCTGAGGCGAAGTCGGCTTATGTCGTGGTCCGCCCTGAGCACATGCAGGTGGCGCACGATGAGCCCGTGCCAGCGGGCACACCCTCGATCAGTGTCAGGGTCCACGACGTGGAGTATGTCGGCTCCTTCCAGCGGGTCGTGGCCCGCACCACTGACCGGGACGAGCTCATCACCGCCAAGCTGTCCCCGGGCAGCGCCACCCCAGACGTGGGCGACGAGATCAAGCTGTGGTGGCGGCCGCAGTCGCAGCGCATCGTCATCCCGTGA
- a CDS encoding ABC transporter permease, with the protein MATRTQSPAPRHTEEGGRPPRKQKPVDAIPLWLKIVGVLVAIYLILPTLVVIPMSFSAGATFQFPPDEWSLRWYESFFTDDRWLKALSNSLKVAFSVMVVATLIGTAAAVGLSRTRARWAEAVRSFLMLPLVAPGIVIAVVVYIAYLNWQMVGSFWGYVLIHTAMALPYVLVAVTASLSGFDTNLLRAASSLGASPLRAFWRVQLPLILPGVLSGAVFAFVTSLDEVVVALFIRSPLFETLPVRMFNSVTIEIDPTVAAASSILVVLATLLILTPQLLRLARRKK; encoded by the coding sequence ATGGCGACACGCACGCAGAGCCCGGCCCCTCGGCATACCGAGGAAGGGGGCCGACCCCCTCGCAAACAGAAGCCGGTCGACGCAATCCCGCTGTGGCTGAAGATCGTCGGCGTCCTCGTGGCGATCTATCTGATCCTGCCGACCCTGGTCGTGATCCCGATGAGCTTCTCGGCCGGTGCCACCTTCCAGTTCCCGCCCGACGAGTGGTCGTTGCGCTGGTATGAGAGCTTCTTCACCGACGACCGGTGGCTCAAGGCCCTGAGCAACTCGCTCAAGGTCGCCTTCTCGGTCATGGTCGTCGCGACCCTGATCGGCACCGCAGCCGCTGTCGGGCTGTCCAGGACGCGGGCACGCTGGGCCGAGGCCGTCCGGTCCTTCCTGATGCTGCCGCTGGTGGCTCCGGGCATCGTCATCGCCGTCGTGGTCTACATCGCCTACCTCAACTGGCAGATGGTCGGCTCCTTCTGGGGCTATGTCCTCATCCACACGGCCATGGCGTTGCCCTACGTCCTGGTCGCGGTGACCGCGAGCCTCAGCGGGTTCGACACCAACCTGCTGCGGGCCGCAAGCTCGCTCGGAGCGAGTCCGCTGCGCGCCTTCTGGCGCGTGCAGCTGCCGCTGATCCTGCCGGGAGTCCTCTCCGGGGCGGTCTTCGCGTTCGTCACCTCACTGGACGAGGTGGTGGTGGCGCTGTTCATCCGCTCACCACTGTTCGAGACCCTGCCCGTCCGCATGTTCAACTCCGTGACGATCGAGATCGACCCGACCGTCGCCGCGGCCTCGTCCATCCTGGTGGTCCTGGCCACCCTCCTGATCCTCACGCCGCAACTTCTTCGCCTGGCACGGCGCAAGAAGTAG
- a CDS encoding ABC transporter permease — protein MAVAAVTQGRQRRRARWSGPGLLVPALVLMGFAVLAPLAMSFWRSLTDPSFGLSHYTDLFTDGITLTIVGRTLMTSLIVTLGTVILGYPFAYLMTRVGTTMRILMLTAVLVPFWTSMTARNFAWLILVQRGGPVDKMFSAVGIDGVVLHGTVAGVAVAMIQVMLPFMVLPLYSHMAGIDRKLLLAAQALGSTPIRAFRKVFLPLSVGGVVSGSILVFALSFGFYVTPAILGSPQQSLVAQLLGQRTLQLLDFAAAGALGIVVLLFTLALVTVANRLGGSVSALGGASVAKGK, from the coding sequence ATGGCTGTTGCGGCAGTGACGCAGGGCCGACAGAGGCGGCGTGCCCGGTGGAGCGGCCCGGGGCTCCTGGTCCCGGCGCTGGTCCTCATGGGCTTCGCCGTCCTGGCGCCCCTGGCGATGAGCTTTTGGCGCAGTCTGACCGACCCCAGCTTCGGGCTGAGCCACTACACAGACCTGTTCACCGACGGCATCACCCTGACCATCGTGGGGCGGACGCTGATGACCTCATTGATCGTCACGCTCGGGACGGTCATCCTGGGCTATCCGTTTGCCTATCTGATGACTCGCGTCGGCACGACCATGCGGATCCTGATGCTCACTGCCGTCCTCGTGCCGTTCTGGACCTCGATGACCGCCCGCAACTTCGCGTGGCTGATCCTGGTCCAGCGCGGTGGGCCGGTCGACAAGATGTTCTCCGCGGTGGGCATCGATGGTGTGGTCCTGCACGGCACCGTCGCGGGTGTCGCAGTCGCGATGATCCAGGTGATGTTGCCCTTCATGGTCCTGCCGCTCTACAGCCACATGGCCGGCATCGATCGCAAGCTCCTGCTCGCGGCCCAGGCGCTCGGCTCGACCCCGATTCGAGCCTTCCGCAAGGTCTTCCTGCCCTTGTCGGTCGGTGGCGTGGTCTCCGGCTCGATCCTGGTCTTTGCGCTGAGCTTCGGCTTCTATGTCACCCCGGCGATCCTCGGGTCACCGCAGCAGTCTCTGGTGGCCCAGCTGCTTGGCCAGCGGACCCTGCAGCTGCTCGACTTCGCCGCGGCCGGTGCGCTGGGCATCGTGGTGCTGCTGTTCACACTCGCTCTGGTGACGGTGGCCAACCGCCTGGGCGGCAGCGTCTCAGCACTGGGCGGCGCCAGCGTCGCGAAGGGGAAGTGA